A single region of the Stigmatopora argus isolate UIUO_Sarg chromosome 6, RoL_Sarg_1.0, whole genome shotgun sequence genome encodes:
- the LOC144076275 gene encoding 6-phosphofructo-2-kinase/fructose-2,6-bisphosphatase 2-like isoform X7, with translation MRARAVTERGKKTPTSPSRALRAVGFTSPSFESCFAILRKVSNIECRILDFVYRSAPLLMSNGCVNAKKTDVRMNEKKCSWASYMTNSPTVIVMIGLPARGKTYVSKKLTRYLNWIGVPTKVFNLGVYRREAVRAYKSYDFFRHDNEEAMKIRKQCALVALRDVKVYLTDEGGQIAVFDATNTTRERRDLILEFVKENGFKVFFVESVCDDPEVIAANIMEVKVSSPDYPERHRERVMDDFLKRIECYKVTYQPLDPDDYDRDLSFIKVMNVGRRFLVNRVQDYIQSKIVYYLMNIHVHSHSIYLCRHGESDHNIEGRIGGDSELSPRGKQFAHALRKFIEEHDLSDLKVWTSQLRRTIQTAEELAVPYEQWKILNEIDAGVCEEMTYEMIQRVFPEEFAMRDQDKYHYRYPGGESYQDLVQRLEPAIMELERQGNVLVVCHQAVMRCLLAYFLDKSAEDLPYMKCPLHTILKLTPVAYGCKVEMFHLNVEAVNTHRDRPLPPTGNVCLAPCVRVSTLRTLKKREAVCVSE, from the exons ATGCGTGCGCGCGCAGTAActgagagggggaaaaaaacgccaACGTCACCCAGTCGAGCGCTCCGCGCAGTGGGCTTCACCTCCCCCTCGTTCGAATCCTGCTTTGCAATTTTACGGAAAGTGTCCAACATCGAATGCAGAATTTTGGATTTTGTCTACAGAAGTGCTCCATTGCTCATGTCGAACGGGTGCGTTAACGCCAAGAAAACAGACGTCAGGATGAATGAGAAGAAATGCT CGTGGGCGTCTTACATGACCAATTCCCCCACTGTGATCGTGATGATCGGCCTCCCAGCCAGAGGGAAGACATATGTGTCCAAGAAACTCACGCGCTACCTCAACTGGATCGGCGTCCCCACCAAAG TTTTTAATCTGGGCGTGTACCGCCGGGAAGCCGTCCGCGCCTACAAGTCTTACGATTTCTTTCGGCACGACAATGAGGAGGCAATGAAGATCAGGAA GCAGTGTGCACTTGTGGCCCTCCGGGATGTGAAGGTCTACCTGACGGACGAGGGCGGTCAGATTGCT GTTTTCGATGCAACCAACACGACAAGAGAGCGCCGAGACCTCATTCTAGAGTTTGTGAAGGAAAATGGATTCAAG GTGTTCTTTGTCGAGTCCGTGTGTGACGACCCAGAAGTCATTGCTGCCAATATCATG GAAGTCAAGGTGTCCAGTCCGGACTACCCCGAAAGGCACCGAGAGAGGGTCATGGATGACTTCCTGAAACGGATCGAGTGCTACAAGGTGACTTACCAGCCGTTGGATCCCGATGATTACGACAG GGACCTCTCGTTCATTAAAGTGATGAACGTGGGCCGACGCTTTCTGGTGAACCGGGTGCAGGACTACATCCAGAGCAAGATCGTCTACTACCTCATGAACATCCACGTGCATTCGCACTCCATTTACTTGTGTCGACATGGCGAGAGCGACCACAACATCGAAGGGCGCATCGGGGGGGATTCGGAACTCTCTCCCCGAGGGAAACAG ttcGCCCACGCCCTTCGCAAGTTTATCGAAGAGCACGATTTGTCAGATTTGAAGGTGTGGACGAGCCAGCTGAGACGCACCATACAGACGGCTGAGGAGCTGGCCGTCCCTTACGAACAGTGGAAGATACTCAACGAAATTGACGCG GGAGTGTGTGAGGAGATGACCTACGAGATGATCCAGAGGGTCTTCCCAGAGGAGTTTGCGATGAGGGACCAGGACAAATATCACTACCGCTACCCAGGGGGGGAG TCGTACCAGGACCTGGTCCAACGTCTGGAGCCGGCCATCATGGAGCTGGAAAGACAAGGAAACGTGCTGGTGGTCTGCCACCAAGCGGTCATGCGTTGTCTGTTGGCCTACTttctggacaaaagtgccg AAGACCTGCCCTACATGAAATGTCCGCTGCACACCATCCTCAAATTAACCCCAGTGGCTTATG GTTGTAAAGTGGAAATGTTCCATCTCAATGTGGAGGCAGTTAACACGCATCGCG